The Perca fluviatilis chromosome 2, GENO_Pfluv_1.0, whole genome shotgun sequence genome includes a region encoding these proteins:
- the si:ch211-235m3.5 gene encoding BICD family-like cargo adapter 1, protein MCNNFSPCFCAFVSVDTLFNQEVCLNSHSVIMDRLDEWSFKSKKMDLEEDFYFDYGAEEMTGYQDPNELVAALKQKEEEVILAAQLGNALLLENRQLKEKSDKLHEQYADKLEELEQGRHELRLKLEGSQSQWESQVLDLERDVRELRAQVERLTRALSEAERDKSRAQVEHSEHTQQLREQLNTAMEVERAMSGELQALKQELQQKGSHNRPQDEELISAMREQVLRITQKEQLLEERLESVCTENTELRASLASLHTRLALHDQLNQQHSQQLAEAWQEVEAARGRSQQLQVQVEELQEEVSLQEGRSHGDASLLSELEISLETAGLGVRKEEITQEMGSILQLLLPLTQELNSSERSEVVDKQEDLQAMLHRLKGVAQTLAQASSPQELNQAFVDRTGNQCGNPSAALELRDQNVQLQLENAELKQKLQGVQEQAEVVQQAIRDRDEAIAKKNLMEAELVRSKNDMMSLNNQLLEAIQRKLELSQELEAWQDDIQIIINQQLRSQQQSEHLQKKSTSNGMSFFRRTSRTASTWTRQPSSSSSSSSTWNSDADQGKTQSPWRDWLRRGKGANNGQ, encoded by the exons ATGTGCAACAACTTTTCACCGTGTTTCTGTGCCTTTGTGTCTGTAGACACACTATTTAACCAGGAGGTGTGTTTGAATTCACACTCGGTTATTATGGATCGACTGGATGAATGGAGCTTCAAGTCCAAGAAAATGGACCTGGAGGAGGATTTCTACTTCGACTACGGAGCGGAGGAAATGACAGGTTATCAAGACCCCAATGAACTTGTTGCTGCTTTGAAACAAAAGGAGGAAGAGGTTATTTTGGCAGCCCAGCTGGGAAACGCATTGCTCCTGGAAAACCGTCAGTTGAAAGAGAAGAGCGACAAACTTCATGAACAATACGCAGACAAGCTGGAG GAGCTGGAGCAGGGCAGGCATGAGCTGCGGCTGAAGCTGGAGGGCAGCCAGTCCCAGTGGGAGAGCCAGGTGTTGGACCTGGAGAGGGATGTGAGGGAGCTGAGGGCCCAGGTGGAGCGGCTCACCCGGGCCCTCAGCGAGGCCGAGAGGGACAAGAGTCGAGCCCAGGTGGAGCACAGCGAGCACACACAGCAACTCAGGGAGCAGCTCAACACA GCGATGGAGGTGGAGAGAGCCATGTCCGGTGAGCTGCAGGCTCTGAAACAGGAGCTCCAACAAAAAGGAAGCCACAACCGGCCGCAGGACGAGGAGCTGATCAGTGCCATGAGGGAGCAG gtgCTGCGTATCACCCAAAAGGAGCAGCTGCTGGAAGAGCGTTTGGAGAGTGTGTGTACAGAAAACACTGAGCTGAGGGCGAGTTTGGCCTCCTTACACACACGCCTGGCTCTACATGACCAACTCAACCAGCAGCACAGCCAGCAG CTAGCAGAGGCGTGGCAGGAGGTGGAGGCGGCGAGGGGTCGCTCACAGCAGCTGCAGGTCCAGGTGGAGGAGCTTCAGGAGGAGGTGTCCCTGCAGGAAGGCAGGAGCCACGGAGACGCCTCCCTGCTGTCCGAGCTGGAGATCAGCCTGGAGACAGCAGGGCTGGGAGTCCGTAAAGAAGAG ATAACTCAAGAAATGGGATCCATCCTTCAGTTACTGCTCCCACTGACTCAGGAACTAAACAGCTCAGAGAGGTCAGAGGTCGTGGATAAACAGGAGGACCTGCAGGCCATGCTGCATCGGCTGAAGGGAGTGGCCCAAACCCTGGCACAGGCATCCAGCCCTCAG GAGCTGAATCAAGCTTTTGTCGACAGGACGGGCAATCAGTGTGGGAATCCAAGCGCAGCACTGGAGCTGAGAGATCAG AACGTCCAGCTGCAGCTGGAAAACGCTGAACTGAAGCAGAAGCTGCAGGGTGTGCAGGAACAGGCTGAAGTGGTCCAGCAGGCCATCAGAGACCGGGATGAAGCCATAGCCAA GAAAAACCTGATGGAGGCTGAGTTGGTGAGAAGTAAAAATGACATGATGTCTCTGAACAACCAGTTATTAGAAGCCATCCAACGTAAACTGGAGTTGTCACAGGAACTGGAGGCCTGGCAG GACGACATCCAGATCATCATCAATCAGCAACTCCGGTCCCAGCAGCAGTCGGAGCATCTTCAGAAAAAGTCCACCTCCAACGGCATGTCCTTTTTCCGCAGGACCAGCAGGACGGCCTCCACCTGGACACGccagccctcctcctcctcctcctcttcctccacctgGAATTCAGATGCTGATCAGGGCAAAACCCAATCcccctggagggactggttaagACGAGGGAAAGGGGCGAATAATGGACAGTGA
- the im:7138535 gene encoding protein FAM98B, translating to MERSLGTISAIKALGYPGGCCLTRCQCDELPCPLLTWLTAQLRTLCPELQDSKMTGDVMLVGELRTLLSNMLSPLTALTSELLGPSILNKVTEFLVSELQAALIMKHKELHPEEKTTGEESEKEQRVEELAEFCEEYPDDDDQERRKAEMQAEWILLMHALDMDASSQITDVLSEVESRLTHLPCGEMTNPLLNTSLSSEQWVQVKKINQVLSEDYQCRRQMMIKRFQVTLESFAWGEKQKERSEVLATVPPLSSLIGSCRVTPSLLIAIREDQSFIEPIMAGKSTPVYKMLMGSVPDRGGRPGEIEPPMPVWENRRAKGHGSGRGGGHHQRRFSDKKKKGKKE from the exons ATGGAGAGGAGCTTAGGGACGATTTCGGCCATCAAAGCTTTAGG GTACCCGGGCGGCTGCTGCCTCACACGGTGTCAATGTGATGAACTTCCCTGTCCGCTGCTCACTTGGCTGACTGCACAGCTGAGGACTCTCTGTCCAGAGCTACAAG ACTCAAAGATGACTGGTGACGTCATGCTGGTGGGAGAGTTGAGGACTTTACTGTCAAACATGTTGTCTCCCCTCACAGCGCTGACCTCAGAGCTGCTGGGGCCGTCCATCCTGAACAAAGTCACTG AGTTCCTTGTATCAGAATTACAAGCAGCTCTAATAATGAAGCATAAGGAATTGCATCCTGAGGAGAAGACGACAGGAGAGGAGTCTGAAAAAGAGCAGCGAGTTGAAGAACTCGCTGAGTTTTGTGAGGAGTATCCAGATGATGATGAccaagaaagaaggaaggcggAGATGCAGGCAGAATGGATATTACTGATGCACGCCCTTGACATGGATGCCTCCTCTCAAATTACAGATGTGTTGAGTGAG GTGGAGTCGAGACTTACTCATCTACCATGTGGAGAGATGACAAACCCGCTTCTTAACACCAGCCTCAGCTCAGAGCAGTGG gtGCAAGTTAAAAAGATCAATCAAGTTCTGTCAGAGGATTATCAGTGTCGGCGACAAATGATGATCAAACGCTTTCAGGTTACACTTGAGTCATTTGCATGgggagaaaaacaaaag GAGCGCAGTGAAGTGCTGGCCACAGTGCCTCCTCTTTCATCACTCATTGGCTCCTGCCGAGTCACCCCGTCTCTTCTGATCGCCATCAGAGAGGATCAGTCCTTCATTGAGCCAATCATGGCTGGAAAAAGCACCCCTGTCTACAAG ATGTTGATGGGCAGCGTACCAGACAGAGGAGGACGACCAGGGGAAATTGAGCCACCTATGCCAGTGTGGGAAAATCGAAGAGCGAAAGGCCACGGATCAGGGCGAGGAGGTGGTCACCATCAACGTAGATTTTCagataaaaagaagaaagggaaaaaagagTAA
- the ube4a gene encoding ubiquitin conjugation factor E4 A has protein sequence MTDQGNNNQNISCNPFAALFSSLADAKQFASGQKAEPSAEPPLEDSGESQSESENSVSDSVDDNDDSVAEISRSFRSRQELCEQLNVNHMIQRIFLITLDNSDPSMRGGNGIPPRCVYLEEMAADLDGQDWLDMDNIEQALFNRLLVLEPGNHLIYMTSCSAVNLSADRDAGEKCAIPYLFACYQRAKEEVTKVPDKLLPFAVRCKNLTVSNTRTVLLTPEIYISQNIYEQLLDLLLEGFSGAQPEEVVEFVEEAIAGLLSDQEVRTFEEVIVPVFDIFQGRVKDLDLCQPVLYSYLDVLLYFSHHKDIATVLVEHIQPKDPANGLQYQKTLLGAVLSISCLLKTPGVVEGHGYFLNPSRSSAQETKVQEANIHQFMGQFHDKLHQILKNLLQRSDETRHLLLTWLGSCLQANAGRAKIWANQMPEIFFQMYASDAFFLNLGAALLKLCQPFCRPRSAKLLTFNPTYCALKELSEEERRNRNVHATGLDKETCLIPVPPQQPVESAQSYSLLTENLVLTQLTLHLGFHRLHEQMVKMNQSLHRLQVTWQEAQRTGNPMSEQLLEQFERLMIVYLSTKAATTQPAMLQCCLNLQASTAALLVQLGLGNQGPEHVALSFPLPSLQNTVLCYVPEFFAENLGDFFIFLRRFADDVLETSAESLEQILNFITVFMGNVERMKNPHLRAKLAEVLEAVMPHMEPVAPGAAQPIVFQRERVFCSYRHAPQLAEALIAVFVDIEFTGDPHQFEQKFNYRRPMYPILKYMWGKDNYRDSVKHLAHYASENLEAMNPPLFLRFLNLLMNDAIFLLDEAIQYLSKIKVLQLERDRGEWEGLAPDARREKESSLQMFGQLGRFHNIMSNETIGTLAFLTSEIKGIFVHPFLAERIISMLNYFLQHLVGPKMGALKVKDFSEFDFKPQQLVSDICTIYLNLGDEENFCATVPKDGRSYSPTLFSQTVRVLKKINKPGDMIVAFELIADKIKSHADRQQQEEETYADAPDEFLDPIMSTLMLDPVLLPSSNVTVDRSTIARHLLSDQTDPFNRSPLTMDQIRPNEELKQQILQWLDKHKQERLQLGPSG, from the exons ATGACTGACCAGGGCAACAACAACCAGAATATCTCCTGCAACCCCTTCGCTGCCCTCTTCAGCTCACTGGCTGATGCCAAGCAATTTGCATCAGGCCAGAAAGCAGAGCCGTCTGCTGAACCACCAC TGGAGGACTCAGGAGAGAGCCAGTCCGAGTCGGAAAACTCTGTGTCAGACAGCGTCGATGACAATGACGACTCTGTGGCAGAGATCAGCCGCTCCTTCCGGTCCCGGCAGGAGCTGTGTGAACAGCTCAATGTCAATCACATGATCCAGCGAATATTTCTCATTACTCTGGACAACA GTGACCCCAGTATGAGAGGAGGTAATGGGATCCCCCCTCGCTGTGTTTACCTGGAGGAGATGGCTGCTGATCTGGATGGACAGGACTGGCTGGACATGGACAACATAGAACAG GCTCTGTTTAACCGTCTGCTGGTACTCGAGCCAGGAAACCACCTCATCTACATGACGTCATGCAGTGCTGTTAACCTGTCTGCTGACCGTGATGCTGGAGAGAAGTGTGCCATCCCTTACCTCTTTGCTTGTTACCAGAGGGCCAAAGAAGAG GTGACGAAGGTACCAGATAAGTTACTGCCGTTTGCCGTTCGCTGTAAGAACCTAACAGTTTCCAACACACGGACGGTTCTGCTCACCCCAGAGATCTACATCAGCCAGAATATCTACGAACAGCTTCTGGACCTGTTGCTGGAAGGTTTCAGTGGAGCAC AGCCAGAGGAGGTGGTTGAGTTTGTGGAGGAGGCCATTGCTGGCCTGCTCTCCGACCAGGAGGTGCGTACCTTCGAGGAGGTGATAGTACCAGTGTTTGATATTTTCCAGGGACGCGTCAAAGACTTGGATCTGTGCCAGCCTGTCCTCTACTCCTACCTGGATGTCCTGCTCTATTTCAGCCACCATAAAGATATTGCCACG GTATTGGTGGAACACATTCAGCCTAAAGACCCAGCTAATGGTTTGCAGTACCAGAAGACCTTACTGGGAGCAGTGTTGAGTATCTCCTGCTTGTTGAAAACCCCAGGTGTGGTGGAGGGACATGGCTACTTCCTGAACCCCTCCCGCTCCAGCGCCCAGGAAACAAAGGTCCAGGAGGCCAACATCCACCAG TTCATGGGTCAGTTTCATGACAAGCTGCACCAGATCTTGAAAAACTTGCTCCAGCGGTCTGATGAGACACGCCACTTGCTGCTCACGTGGTTGGGCAGCTGTCTGCAGGCAAACGCTGGTCGGGCCAAGATATGGGCCAATCAGATGCCAGAGATCTTCTTCCAGATGTATGCTTCAGATGCATTCTTTTTAAACTTGGGTGCAGCACTACTGAAGCTGTGCCAGCCCTTCTGCAGGCCGCGATCGGCCAAACTGCTCACCTTCAACCCTACCTATTGCGCCCTCAAAGAGCTGAGCGAAGAAGAGAGACGCAACCGTAACGTGCACGCAACAG GTCTCGACAAGGAAACCTGTCTGATCCCTGTGCCCCCTCAGCAGCCGGTGGAGTCTGCACAATCCTACAGCCTGCTGACTGAAAACCTCGTCCTCACACAACTCACCCTGCATCTTGGCTTCCACAG ACTCCATGAGCAGATGGTGAAGATGAACCAGTCTCTCCACCGGCTCCAGGTGACGTGGCAGGAGGCCCAGCGAACGGGCAACCCAATGTCGGAGCAGCTCCTGGAGCAGTTTGAGCGTCTGATGATTGTTTACCTGTCAACCAAAGCTGCCACCACGCAGCCTGCCATGCTGCAATGCTGCCTTAACCTTCAAGCTTCCACGGCTGCTCTGCTGGTTCAGCTTGGTTTGGGGAACCAGGGCCCTGAACATGTAGCACTCAGTTTTCCCCTGCCCTCCCTACAGAATACTGTGCTCTGCTATGTACCAG AGTTTTTTGCAGAGAACTTGGGAGATTTTTTCATCTTCCTGCGTCGATTCGCAGACGATGTTTTGGAGACTTCTGCGGAAAGTCTGGAGCAGATTCTTAACTTCATCACTGTCTTCATGGGCAACGTAGAGAG GATGAAGAACCCTCATTTAAGAGCAAAGCTTGCAGAGGTCTTAGAGGCGGTGATGCCCCACATGGAGCCGGTAGCTCCTGGTGCTGCTCAGCCAATTGTGTTCCAGCGAGAGAGAGTCTTCTGCTCCTATAGACATGCACCTCAGCTGGCTGAGGCCCTCATCGCTGTATTTGTAGACATTGAATTCACAG gtGATCCTCATCAGTTTGAACAGAAATTCAACTATAGAAGACCCATGTATCCCATTCTCAAGTACATGTGGGGTAAAGATAACTACAGAGACAGTGTCAAG CATTTGGCGCACTATGCATCTGAGAACCTGGAGGCCATGAATCCCCCTCTGTTTCTCAGGTTCCTCAACTTATTGATGAATGATGCCATCTTCCTACTGGATGAGGCTATTCAG TACCTGAGTAAAATCAAGGTTCTGCAGTTGGAGCGGGATCGAGGGGAGTGGGAAGGCCTGGCCCCCGATGCTCGAAGAGAGAAGGAGTCAAGCCTGCAGATGTTTGGACAGCTGGGACGCTTCCACAACATCATGTCTAATGAGACCATCGGCACACTGGCCTTCCTCACCTCAG AGATCAAGGGGATCTTTGTGCACCCCTTCCTGGCTGAGAGGATAATCTCCATGCTGAATTACTTCCTGCAGCACCTGGTGGGTCCTAAAATGGGTGCCCTTAAAGTCAAGGACTTCAGTGAGTTTGACTTCAAGCCCCAGCAGCTTGTTTCTGACATCTGCACCATCTACCTGAATCTGGG TGATGAGGAGAATTTCTGTGCTACTGTCCCAAAGGATGGACGATCCTACTCTCCTACCCTCTTCTCTCAAACAGTTAGGGTACTGAAGAAGATAAACAAGCCTGGGGACATGATTGTGGCTTTTGAACTCATTGCTGATAAAATAAAG TCCCATGCAGATAGACAGCAGCAGGAAGAGGAGACGTATGCAGATGCCCCAGATGAGTTCTTGGATCCCATCATGTCTACTCTGATGCTCGATCCTGTTCTTCTCCCTTCCTCAAATGTCACAGTTGACCGCTCAACTATAGCAAGGCATCTCCTCAG